The Moraxella osloensis genome contains a region encoding:
- the htpX gene encoding protease HtpX: protein MLRIGLFLLTNLAVMVVFGIVMNVIAPMLGFNLGGTGTTSLLVMCFIYGMIGSFVSLLMSKWLAKRSTGTQVIEQPSTQLEVWLVETVRRLAQNVNIDMPEVGIFENPSPNAFATGWNKNKALVAVSTGLLQSMNKEEVEAVLAHEIGHVANGDMVTLALIQGVVNSFVMFFARIVGLFVDQAIFKNDSNSPGMGYYITSMVLDIVFGIAAQAVVMWFSRYREYRADEAGARLAGKYNMIAALEALKPASQQPDYMPQGMKAFAINEGKGGFSFSQLFASHPSLDDRIAHLQKLAN from the coding sequence ATGTTACGAATTGGCTTATTTCTTTTAACTAACCTAGCGGTGATGGTGGTGTTTGGTATCGTAATGAACGTCATCGCGCCAATGCTAGGGTTCAATTTGGGCGGCACAGGCACGACTAGCCTGCTGGTGATGTGTTTCATCTATGGCATGATAGGGTCGTTTGTATCGCTGTTGATGTCAAAATGGCTCGCCAAACGCTCCACAGGTACGCAAGTCATTGAACAGCCTTCTACCCAGTTGGAGGTTTGGTTGGTTGAAACGGTTCGCCGTTTGGCGCAAAACGTCAATATTGATATGCCAGAAGTGGGTATCTTTGAGAATCCATCGCCCAATGCCTTTGCGACAGGTTGGAATAAAAACAAAGCTTTGGTTGCGGTATCGACTGGGCTACTGCAATCGATGAACAAAGAAGAAGTCGAAGCGGTACTTGCGCATGAGATTGGTCACGTTGCCAATGGTGATATGGTAACCTTAGCGCTTATTCAAGGGGTGGTTAACAGCTTTGTGATGTTCTTTGCGCGCATTGTGGGTTTGTTTGTAGATCAGGCGATATTTAAAAATGACAGCAATTCACCTGGTATGGGCTATTATATTACCAGTATGGTGTTAGATATTGTGTTTGGTATTGCCGCACAAGCAGTGGTCATGTGGTTCTCTCGTTATCGTGAATACCGTGCGGATGAAGCAGGCGCGCGTTTGGCGGGTAAATACAACATGATTGCTGCGCTTGAAGCGTTAAAACCTGCCAGCCAGCAGCCTGACTATATGCCACAAGGCATGAAAGCCTTTGCCATTAATGAAGGAAAAGGGGGATTTAGTTTCTCCCAGTTATTTGCCAGTCACCCCTCCTTAGATGACCGTATTGCCCATTTACAAAAATTGGCTAACTAA